The sequence below is a genomic window from Candidatus Omnitrophota bacterium.
CTCAATCCATTTATAGCGCAGATACGGATCTGAGAGGCTGGCGGCGATGATCTCATTGCTCTTCGCGACCCCTTGCGCTCTGGCAATTTCAATCTCGGCGTCTTTTTTGGCCTTGGCCAGCTCAAACTCCTTTTGGAACGACTCTTGCTCGGCTCTGAGCTTGGCTTCGATGCTTTGGGCAAACGTCGGCGGCAGCCGCACATCGCGCAGCAGCACATCCTGCACCATGATGCCGCGCTGCTCCAGCTTATCCCGCAAAAACTTGAGGATGTTTTCGCCGATTTCCTTGCGGCCGGCATCGCTGTAGAGCGCCTTCACCGCATAGCCGCTGACGACGTTGCGGATGGCTTCGCGGACATACGGCTCCAAAATGGTTTCACGATACCCGCCCCCGATCGTTTTGCGCACTTTGACCGCCTG
It includes:
- a CDS encoding prohibitin family protein; this translates as VGVKADFGKISDEALASGWHFYIPFTSWVETWNVKTQEIKETAQVPSSEGLISQLDVSVIYNIPREQAVKVRKTIGGGYRETILEPYVREAIRNVVSGYAVKALYSDAGRKEIGENILKFLRDKLEQRGIMVQDVLLRDVRLPPTFAQSIEAKLRAEQESFQKEFELAKAKKDAEIEIARAQGVAKSNEIIAASLSDPYLRYKWIEGLQKNQNAVIYVPTEANLPITEAGRVRGAIDSAMKREGKP